The proteins below are encoded in one region of Streptomyces ficellus:
- a CDS encoding DUF3159 domain-containing protein gives MPSSDKPTTTDQDATQGGAHDSRAVTEAALFDAFGGVRGMVETVLPGLLFVTIYTINKDLHLSAIAALGLSLLLVVVRLIRRDTMKHAFSGVFGVAFGVVFAMMTGNAKDFYLPGMLYTLGLAVAYIGTTLAGVPLIGLMLGPVFKENLSWRTRNPGRKKAYAKASWAWGLILLAKCAILFPLYWWADTTQLGWVLVTLKIPPFLLAVYLTWLFLAKAPPPIDVFAEMEAEERAEKERKAAAATEPAPPAQQPHPYRGEA, from the coding sequence GTGCCGTCATCCGACAAGCCGACCACCACCGATCAGGACGCCACCCAGGGCGGCGCGCACGATTCCAGGGCCGTGACGGAAGCGGCCCTGTTCGACGCCTTCGGCGGCGTACGCGGAATGGTGGAGACAGTCCTCCCCGGCCTGCTCTTCGTCACGATCTACACGATCAACAAGGACCTGCACCTGTCGGCCATCGCCGCGCTGGGCCTGTCCCTGCTGCTGGTCGTGGTGCGGCTGATCCGCCGCGACACCATGAAGCACGCCTTCAGCGGTGTCTTCGGCGTCGCCTTCGGCGTGGTCTTCGCGATGATGACCGGCAACGCCAAGGACTTCTACCTGCCCGGCATGCTCTACACGCTGGGGCTCGCGGTCGCCTACATCGGCACCACGCTGGCGGGCGTCCCGCTGATCGGCCTGATGCTCGGCCCGGTCTTCAAGGAGAACCTCTCCTGGCGCACCCGCAACCCCGGCCGCAAGAAGGCGTACGCCAAGGCCAGCTGGGCGTGGGGCCTGATCCTGCTCGCCAAGTGCGCCATCCTCTTCCCGCTGTACTGGTGGGCGGACACCACCCAGCTCGGCTGGGTCCTGGTCACCCTGAAGATCCCGCCGTTCCTGCTCGCGGTGTACCTGACGTGGCTGTTCCTCGCGAAGGCGCCGCCGCCGATCGACGTGTTCGCGGAGATGGAGGCGGAGGAGCGCGCCGAGAAGGAGCGCAAGGCCGCCGCGGCCACCGAACCGGCGCCCCCGGCCCAGCAGCCCCACCCCTACCGCGGCGAAGCCTGA
- a CDS encoding OB-fold nucleic acid binding domain-containing protein, whose protein sequence is MSAAPRTEKQSGRFRRMLDRLSSSQGELESEELREDTQASGCIRISDCDDRQIVKVTGTLRTVTLRPRAGVPALEAELFDGTAPLDVVWLGRRSIVGIEPGRKLIASGRISMSHGRRVLFNPKYELRPLGQE, encoded by the coding sequence ATGAGTGCAGCACCGCGAACCGAGAAGCAGTCCGGCCGCTTCCGCCGGATGCTCGACCGGTTGTCCAGCTCCCAGGGGGAACTCGAGTCGGAGGAGCTCCGGGAGGACACGCAGGCTTCGGGGTGCATCCGTATCTCGGACTGCGACGACCGGCAGATAGTCAAGGTGACTGGTACCTTGCGCACGGTCACCCTGCGCCCCCGGGCCGGCGTGCCGGCGCTCGAGGCGGAGCTCTTCGACGGCACGGCCCCGCTGGACGTGGTGTGGCTGGGCCGGCGCTCCATCGTGGGCATAGAGCCGGGCCGCAAGCTCATCGCCTCCGGCCGGATCTCCATGAGCCACGGCCGCAGGGTCCTCTTCAACCCCAAATACGAACTCCGACCGCTCGGACAGGAGTAG
- a CDS encoding response regulator: MTRVLVVDDEPQIVRALVINLKARKYEVDAAPDGATALELAAGRHPDVVILDLGLPDMDGVDVIRGLRGWTRVPILVLSARQTSDEKVEALDAGADDYVTKPFGMDELLARLRAAVRRAEPVGGADDGTVVVETAGFTVDLAAKKVQREGRDVRLTPTEWHLLEVLVRNGGRLVSQKQLLQEVWGPSYGTETNYLRVYMAQLRRKLEADPSHPRHFITEPGMGYRFER; the protein is encoded by the coding sequence ATGACGCGGGTGCTCGTGGTCGACGACGAGCCGCAGATCGTACGCGCCCTCGTGATCAACCTGAAGGCGCGCAAGTACGAGGTCGACGCGGCGCCCGACGGCGCGACCGCGCTGGAGCTCGCCGCCGGGCGCCACCCCGACGTCGTCATCCTCGACCTGGGCCTGCCCGACATGGACGGCGTCGACGTGATCAGGGGGCTGCGCGGCTGGACCCGGGTACCGATCCTGGTGCTCTCCGCCCGCCAGACCTCCGACGAGAAGGTCGAGGCCCTGGACGCCGGCGCCGACGACTACGTCACCAAGCCGTTCGGCATGGACGAGCTGCTGGCCCGCCTGCGCGCCGCCGTGCGCCGGGCCGAACCGGTCGGCGGCGCCGACGACGGCACGGTCGTCGTCGAGACGGCGGGCTTCACGGTCGACCTCGCGGCCAAGAAGGTCCAGCGCGAGGGGCGGGACGTCCGCCTGACGCCCACCGAATGGCACCTGCTGGAGGTCCTGGTCCGCAACGGCGGCCGGCTCGTCAGCCAGAAACAGCTGCTCCAGGAGGTCTGGGGGCCGTCGTACGGCACCGAGACCAACTACCTGAGGGTCTACATGGCCCAGCTGCGCCGGAAGCTGGAGGCCGACCCCTCGCACCCCCGGCACTTCATCACCGAGCCCGGCATGGGGTACCGGTTCGAGCGCTGA
- a CDS encoding sensor histidine kinase has translation MGRGKLRIYLGAAPGVGKTYAMLSEAHRRVERGTDCAIAVVEHHERPRTEVLLHGLERIPRQELPHRGTVFAEMDVDAVLERRPAVALVDELAHTNVPGSRNAKRWQDVEELLAAGIDVISTVNIQHLESLGDVVESITGVRQQETVPDEVVRRADQIELVDMSPQALRRRMAHGNIYQPDKVDAALSNYFRPGNLTALRELALLWTADRVDEYLQQYRGEHNIRTTWQARERIVVGLTGGPEGRTLIRRASRMAAKGSGSEILAVYIARSDGLTSASPKELAVQRTLVEDLGGSFHHVIGDDVPSALLEFARGVNATQIVLGSSRRKAWQYVFGPGVGATVARDSGPDLDVHIVTHEEVARGRGLPVARGARLGRSRIIWGWATGVGGPALLALVLTHIEADPGLANDMLLFLSLTVASALLGGLAPSLASAAFGSLLLNWFFAPPLYRFTIADPRNIVAIAVFFGVAVSVASVVDLAARRTHQAARLRAESEVLSFLAGSVLRGETALDALLERVRETFSMESVALLERENDVEPWTRAGSVGPSPVARPEDADVDMPVGDHMALALSGRVLPAEDRRVLGAFAAQAAVVLDRQRLVGEAEEARKLAEGNKIRTSLLAAVSHDLRTPLAGIKAAVSSLRSDDVEWSEEDRAELLEGIEAGADRLDHLVGNLLDMSRLQTGTVTPLIRAIDLDEVVPMALGGVPDGSAELDIPESLPMVEVDKGLLERAVANVVENAVKHSASAAPVLVSASAMADRVELRVVDRGSGVPDEAKDRIFAPFQRYGDAPRGAGVGLGLAVARGFVEAMGGTITAEDTPGGGLTMVLTLRAAATAAAAPPHVPSLEKAGPS, from the coding sequence ATGGGACGCGGCAAGCTTCGGATCTACCTCGGTGCGGCACCGGGCGTCGGCAAGACGTACGCGATGCTCTCCGAGGCGCACCGCCGTGTCGAGCGCGGCACCGACTGCGCCATCGCCGTCGTCGAGCACCACGAGCGGCCCCGCACCGAAGTGCTGCTCCACGGCCTCGAACGAATACCGCGCCAGGAGCTTCCCCACCGCGGCACCGTCTTCGCCGAGATGGACGTGGACGCGGTGCTGGAGCGGCGGCCCGCCGTCGCGCTCGTGGACGAGCTGGCCCACACCAACGTCCCCGGCTCGCGCAACGCCAAACGCTGGCAGGACGTCGAGGAACTGCTGGCCGCCGGGATCGACGTCATCTCCACCGTCAACATCCAGCACCTGGAGTCGCTCGGCGACGTCGTCGAGTCCATAACCGGCGTACGGCAGCAGGAGACCGTCCCCGACGAGGTCGTGCGCCGCGCCGACCAGATCGAACTGGTCGACATGTCGCCCCAGGCGCTGCGCCGCCGCATGGCCCACGGCAACATCTACCAGCCCGACAAGGTCGACGCGGCCCTGTCCAACTACTTCCGCCCCGGCAACCTCACCGCCCTGCGCGAGCTCGCCCTGCTGTGGACCGCCGACCGCGTCGACGAATACCTCCAGCAGTACCGCGGCGAGCACAACATCCGCACCACCTGGCAGGCCCGCGAACGCATCGTCGTCGGACTCACCGGCGGGCCCGAGGGCCGCACCCTGATCCGCCGCGCCTCCCGGATGGCGGCCAAGGGCTCCGGCAGCGAGATCCTCGCCGTCTACATCGCCCGCAGCGACGGCCTCACATCCGCGTCCCCCAAGGAACTGGCCGTCCAGCGCACCCTCGTCGAGGACCTCGGCGGCTCCTTCCACCACGTCATAGGCGACGACGTCCCCTCCGCGCTGCTGGAGTTCGCGCGCGGGGTCAACGCCACCCAGATCGTGCTCGGCTCCAGCCGCCGCAAGGCCTGGCAGTACGTCTTCGGCCCCGGCGTCGGCGCCACCGTCGCCCGCGACTCCGGACCCGACCTCGACGTCCACATCGTCACCCACGAGGAGGTCGCCCGCGGCCGGGGCCTGCCCGTCGCCCGCGGCGCCCGCCTCGGCCGCTCCAGGATCATCTGGGGCTGGGCGACCGGCGTCGGCGGCCCCGCCCTGCTCGCCCTGGTGCTCACCCACATCGAGGCGGACCCCGGCCTCGCCAACGACATGCTGCTGTTCCTGTCGCTGACCGTGGCGTCCGCGCTGCTCGGCGGCCTGGCCCCGTCCCTCGCGTCCGCCGCCTTCGGCTCCCTGCTGCTCAACTGGTTCTTCGCCCCGCCCCTGTACCGGTTCACCATCGCCGACCCCAGGAACATCGTCGCGATCGCCGTCTTCTTCGGCGTCGCCGTCTCCGTCGCCTCCGTCGTCGACCTGGCCGCCCGGCGCACCCACCAGGCCGCCCGGCTGAGGGCCGAGTCCGAGGTGCTGTCCTTCCTGGCCGGCAGCGTGCTGCGCGGCGAGACCGCCCTCGACGCCCTGCTCGAACGCGTCCGCGAGACGTTCTCCATGGAGTCGGTGGCCCTCCTGGAGCGCGAGAACGACGTCGAACCGTGGACCCGAGCGGGCAGCGTCGGACCCAGCCCCGTCGCCCGGCCCGAGGACGCCGACGTCGACATGCCCGTCGGCGACCACATGGCGCTCGCCCTGTCCGGCCGCGTCCTGCCCGCCGAGGACCGCCGCGTGCTGGGCGCCTTCGCCGCCCAGGCCGCCGTCGTCCTGGACCGCCAGCGCCTGGTCGGCGAGGCCGAGGAGGCCCGCAAGCTCGCCGAGGGCAACAAGATCCGTACGTCGCTCCTCGCGGCCGTCAGCCACGACCTGCGCACCCCGCTCGCCGGCATCAAGGCCGCCGTGTCGTCGCTGCGGTCCGACGACGTCGAGTGGTCCGAGGAGGACCGCGCCGAGCTCCTCGAAGGCATCGAGGCGGGCGCCGACCGGCTCGACCACCTGGTCGGCAACCTCCTCGACATGTCCCGCCTACAGACCGGCACCGTGACCCCGCTGATCCGCGCCATCGACCTCGACGAGGTCGTCCCCATGGCGCTCGGCGGCGTACCGGACGGCAGCGCCGAGCTGGACATCCCCGAGAGCCTGCCCATGGTCGAGGTCGACAAGGGCCTGCTCGAACGGGCCGTCGCCAACGTCGTCGAGAACGCTGTCAAGCACAGCGCCTCGGCAGCGCCCGTCCTCGTGTCGGCCAGCGCCATGGCCGACCGCGTCGAGCTGCGGGTCGTCGACCGGGGCAGCGGGGTGCCCGACGAGGCCAAGGACCGGATCTTCGCCCCCTTCCAGCGCTACGGCGACGCCCCGCGCGGCGCCGGAGTGGGCCTCGGGCTCGCCGTCGCCCGCGGGTTCGTGGAGGCCATGGGCGGCACCATCACGGCCGAGGACACGCCCGGCGGCGGCCTGACGATGGTCCTCACCCTCCGGGCGGCCGCCACCGCGGCCGCCGCCCCACCTCACGTCCCCTCGCTGGAGAAAGCAGGCCCCTCATGA
- a CDS encoding DUF3710 domain-containing protein, whose translation MFGRRKKSGAAADAAGEAEQVVDEVGTDDAADSEPRRVNLPPAPRPDGPWDVSEAPRPEEGRVDLGGMFVPGVEGMELRVEVAGDAIVAATVVLRDSAIQLQAFAAPKKEGIWGEVREEIASGITQQGGVIDEVEGPLGWELRAQVPVKLPDGTGGVQLVRFVGVDGPRWFLRGVISGQGAVQPEAAGLLEQIFRDTVVVRGEGPMAPRDPIVLKLPDDAQMVPEGVQQEDQESSRFSGGMGQLQRGPEITEVR comes from the coding sequence GTGTTCGGACGTCGCAAGAAGAGCGGAGCCGCTGCCGACGCAGCGGGCGAGGCCGAGCAGGTCGTCGACGAGGTCGGCACTGACGACGCGGCGGACAGCGAGCCGCGCCGGGTGAACCTTCCGCCGGCGCCGCGGCCCGACGGCCCCTGGGACGTCTCCGAGGCCCCCAGGCCGGAAGAGGGCCGGGTCGACCTGGGCGGCATGTTCGTGCCCGGGGTCGAGGGCATGGAACTGCGCGTGGAGGTCGCGGGCGACGCGATCGTCGCGGCGACGGTGGTGCTGCGCGACAGCGCCATCCAGCTGCAGGCGTTCGCCGCCCCGAAGAAAGAGGGCATCTGGGGCGAGGTCCGCGAGGAGATCGCCTCCGGCATCACCCAGCAGGGCGGCGTCATCGACGAGGTCGAGGGCCCGCTCGGGTGGGAGCTGCGCGCCCAGGTGCCGGTGAAGCTGCCGGACGGCACCGGTGGCGTCCAGCTGGTGCGGTTCGTCGGCGTGGACGGCCCCCGGTGGTTCCTGCGCGGGGTCATCTCCGGGCAGGGCGCGGTGCAGCCGGAGGCCGCGGGGCTGCTGGAGCAGATCTTCCGCGACACCGTCGTCGTACGCGGCGAGGGCCCGATGGCCCCGCGCGACCCGATCGTCCTGAAGCTGCCCGACGACGCGCAGATGGTGCCCGAGGGCGTCCAGCAGGAGGACCAGGAGTCCTCGCGCTTCTCGGGCGGCATGGGCCAGCTCCAGCGGGGCCCGGAGATCACCGAGGTCCGCTGA
- the dut gene encoding dUTP diphosphatase, with product MRNPVDVLIRRVDPEVPIPSYGHPGDAGADLVTTEAAELAPGERAVLPTGVSIALPDGYAAFVHPRSGLAARCGVALVNAPGTVDAGYRGEIKVIVVNLDPRESVRFERFDRIAQLVVQQVEKVRFHEVAELPGSARAEGGFGSTGGHAATEGWTGGNRYASVVSDREGQ from the coding sequence ATGCGTAACCCCGTCGACGTCCTGATCCGCCGCGTGGACCCGGAGGTGCCGATTCCGTCGTACGGGCACCCGGGCGACGCGGGCGCCGATCTCGTCACCACCGAGGCCGCCGAGCTGGCCCCCGGCGAGCGCGCGGTCCTGCCCACCGGGGTGTCCATCGCCCTGCCCGACGGGTACGCGGCCTTCGTGCACCCGCGTTCGGGGCTCGCAGCTCGTTGCGGAGTGGCCCTGGTGAATGCCCCGGGGACGGTGGATGCCGGGTACCGTGGGGAGATCAAGGTGATCGTGGTCAACCTGGACCCGCGCGAGAGCGTCCGGTTCGAACGGTTCGACCGGATCGCCCAACTGGTCGTTCAGCAGGTCGAGAAGGTCCGCTTCCACGAGGTGGCGGAGCTTCCCGGCTCGGCGCGGGCCGAGGGGGGCTTCGGGTCCACCGGCGGTCATGCCGCCACGGAGGGCTGGACGGGTGGGAATCGATACGCTTCGGTCGTATCCGACCGGGAAGGACAGTGA
- a CDS encoding PaaI family thioesterase — MSTALTPPADAIPPVRHPDAPAPGELLGAHYEHCFGCGGGQPHGLHLAARAGEGVTVTAEFTVTIDHQGAPGLAHGGVLATALDETLGSLNWLLRVIAVTGRLETDYVRPVPVGTVLHLEAEITAVHGRKIYSRATGRIGGPEGAVAVRAEALFIEVKVDHFIDNGRPDEIRAAMADPDQVRRARAFEVNP, encoded by the coding sequence GTGAGCACTGCACTGACGCCTCCCGCCGACGCCATACCGCCGGTACGGCACCCCGACGCGCCCGCCCCGGGCGAGCTCCTGGGCGCCCACTACGAGCACTGCTTCGGGTGCGGCGGCGGTCAGCCCCACGGGCTGCACCTGGCGGCACGGGCCGGTGAGGGCGTCACGGTGACCGCCGAGTTCACGGTCACGATCGACCACCAGGGCGCCCCCGGCCTGGCCCACGGCGGCGTCCTCGCCACCGCGCTCGACGAGACGCTCGGCTCGCTGAACTGGCTGCTGCGGGTCATCGCGGTGACCGGCCGGCTGGAGACCGACTACGTGCGCCCGGTGCCCGTCGGCACGGTGCTGCACCTGGAGGCCGAGATCACCGCCGTGCACGGCCGCAAGATCTACTCCAGGGCCACGGGCCGGATCGGCGGCCCCGAGGGGGCCGTGGCGGTCCGCGCCGAGGCCCTCTTCATCGAGGTGAAGGTCGACCACTTCATCGACAACGGCCGCCCGGACGAGATCCGCGCGGCGATGGCCGACCCCGACCAGGTCCGGCGCGCCCGCGCCTTCGAGGTGAACCCCTGA
- a CDS encoding DUF3093 domain-containing protein has protein sequence MQPSAAASDPAPATALAPQYDERLTAPRSWWLMAALVGVSGALIMLPLGTLPMLGGLILAGALAAMAVSSYGSARIRVVAGSLVAGDARIPVSALGEPEVLDAEEARAWRTHKADTRAFMLLRGYVPEAVRVEVVDPADPTPYLYLSSRDPKALAAALTAVRGREQA, from the coding sequence ATGCAGCCTTCCGCAGCGGCTTCCGACCCGGCCCCGGCCACGGCCTTGGCCCCGCAGTACGACGAACGACTCACCGCTCCCCGCTCCTGGTGGCTGATGGCCGCCCTGGTGGGGGTGTCGGGCGCTCTGATCATGCTGCCGCTGGGCACGCTGCCCATGCTGGGCGGGCTGATCCTCGCGGGCGCGCTGGCGGCGATGGCCGTGAGTTCGTACGGCTCGGCCCGGATCCGGGTGGTGGCGGGCTCGCTGGTCGCGGGCGACGCCCGGATCCCGGTGTCGGCGCTCGGTGAGCCCGAGGTGCTGGACGCCGAGGAGGCGCGCGCCTGGCGCACGCACAAGGCGGACACGCGCGCGTTCATGCTGCTGCGCGGCTACGTCCCGGAGGCGGTACGCGTCGAGGTCGTCGACCCGGCCGATCCGACGCCCTACCTGTACCTGTCCAGCCGTGACCCGAAGGCCCTGGCGGCGGCGCTGACGGCCGTCCGGGGGCGGGAGCAGGCGTAG
- a CDS encoding DUF4193 domain-containing protein → MATDYDTPRKTDDDVDSDSLEELKARRNDKSTSTVDVDEFEAAEGLELPGADLSNEELAVRVLPKQADEFTCMSCFLVHHRSQLAREKNGQPICRDCD, encoded by the coding sequence ATGGCAACGGATTACGACACCCCACGCAAGACCGACGACGACGTCGACTCGGACAGCCTTGAAGAGCTGAAGGCCCGGCGCAACGACAAGTCGACCTCGACCGTCGACGTCGACGAGTTCGAGGCCGCCGAGGGGCTGGAGCTGCCCGGCGCGGACCTCTCGAACGAGGAGCTGGCCGTCCGGGTGCTGCCCAAGCAGGCGGACGAGTTCACCTGCATGAGCTGCTTCCTGGTCCACCACCGCAGCCAGCTGGCCCGCGAGAAGAACGGCCAGCCGATCTGCCGAGACTGCGACTGA
- a CDS encoding sensor histidine kinase, with amino-acid sequence MATTPAPPQAPPKPTWDPRDPVRPWLRPTIRIRLTLLYGGMFLIAGILLLSIIYLLAAQALHIGSELPFKIVNGQVTSNVCNFPDEAGPDEFNRAMNSCANEQRQHALDDLLRRSLFALLGLSVIAFAFGYAMAGRVLSPLGRITRTARNVAGTDLSRRIELDGPDDELKELADTFDDMLDRLDRAFTAQQRFVANASHELRTPLAINRTLLEVHLSDPGAPVELHQLGKTLLATNERSEQLVEGLLLLARSDNEVVERKPVDLAEVASRAIDQTRSEAEAKGVEIRGERAPATVQGNGVLLERIALNLVQNAVRYNVDDGWVEVTTGTQPGQAVLVVSNTGPVVPAYEIDNLFEPFRRLRQERTGSDKGVGLGLSIARSVARAHGGRIIAEPREGGGLVMRVTLPV; translated from the coding sequence GTGGCCACGACACCCGCGCCACCACAGGCGCCCCCGAAGCCGACCTGGGACCCCCGGGACCCCGTGCGCCCCTGGCTGCGGCCGACGATCCGCATACGGCTCACGCTGCTGTACGGCGGGATGTTCCTGATCGCCGGCATCCTGCTGCTGTCGATCATCTACCTGCTCGCCGCCCAGGCCCTGCACATCGGCAGCGAGCTCCCGTTCAAGATCGTCAATGGCCAGGTGACGAGCAACGTCTGCAACTTCCCGGACGAGGCCGGACCCGACGAGTTCAACCGGGCGATGAACTCCTGCGCCAACGAACAGCGCCAGCACGCCCTGGACGACCTGCTGCGGCGGTCGCTGTTCGCCCTGCTGGGCCTGAGCGTCATCGCCTTCGCGTTCGGTTACGCCATGGCGGGCCGCGTCCTGTCGCCGCTGGGCCGGATCACCCGTACCGCCCGCAACGTGGCGGGCACCGACCTGTCCCGCCGGATCGAGCTGGACGGCCCGGACGACGAGCTCAAGGAGCTCGCCGACACCTTCGACGACATGCTCGACCGGCTCGACCGGGCGTTCACCGCGCAGCAGCGGTTCGTCGCCAACGCCTCGCACGAGCTGCGGACGCCGCTGGCGATCAACCGCACGCTGCTGGAGGTGCACCTGTCGGACCCCGGGGCGCCCGTGGAGCTGCACCAGCTCGGCAAGACGCTGCTGGCCACCAACGAGCGCAGCGAGCAGCTCGTGGAGGGCCTGCTGCTGCTGGCCCGGAGCGACAACGAGGTCGTGGAGCGCAAGCCGGTGGACCTGGCGGAGGTCGCCTCGCGCGCCATCGACCAGACCAGGTCCGAGGCCGAGGCGAAGGGCGTGGAGATCCGTGGCGAGCGCGCCCCCGCCACCGTCCAGGGCAACGGCGTCCTGCTGGAACGTATCGCCCTGAACCTGGTGCAGAACGCCGTGCGCTACAACGTGGACGACGGGTGGGTGGAGGTCACCACCGGGACGCAGCCGGGGCAGGCGGTGCTGGTGGTGTCGAACACGGGCCCCGTGGTCCCGGCGTACGAGATCGACAACCTCTTCGAGCCCTTCCGGCGGCTGCGACAGGAGCGCACCGGCAGCGACAAGGGCGTCGGGCTGGGCCTGTCGATCGCCCGGTCGGTCGCGCGGGCTCACGGGGGCCGTATCATCGCGGAGCCCCGCGAGGGCGGCGGCCTCGTCATGCGTGTCACGCTTCCGGTGTGA
- a CDS encoding response regulator transcription factor, which produces MRVLVVEDEQLLADAVATGLRREAMAVDVVYDGAAALERIGVNDYDVVVLDRDLPLVHGDDVCRKIVDLGMPTRVLMLTASGDVSDRVEGLEIGADDYLPKPFAFSELTARVRALGRRTTVPLPPVLERAGIKLDPNRREVFRDGKEIQLAPKEFAVLEVLMRSEGAVVSAEQLLEKAWDENTDPFTNVVRVTVMTLRRKLGEPPVIVTVPGSGYRI; this is translated from the coding sequence GTGCGCGTACTCGTCGTCGAGGACGAGCAGCTGCTCGCCGATGCGGTGGCCACCGGATTGCGCCGGGAGGCCATGGCCGTCGACGTCGTGTACGACGGGGCGGCAGCCCTGGAGCGCATCGGGGTCAACGACTACGACGTGGTCGTCCTCGACCGGGACCTGCCGCTGGTCCACGGGGACGACGTCTGCCGCAAGATCGTCGACCTGGGCATGCCGACCCGCGTCCTGATGCTCACCGCCTCCGGTGACGTCAGCGACCGCGTGGAGGGCCTGGAGATCGGCGCCGACGACTACCTGCCCAAGCCCTTCGCGTTCAGCGAGCTCACCGCCCGGGTCCGGGCACTGGGCCGGCGGACGACGGTGCCGCTGCCGCCCGTCCTGGAGCGGGCCGGGATCAAGCTCGACCCGAACCGGCGCGAGGTGTTCCGGGACGGCAAGGAGATCCAGCTGGCGCCGAAGGAATTCGCGGTCCTGGAGGTCCTGATGCGCAGCGAGGGCGCGGTCGTCTCGGCCGAGCAGTTGCTGGAGAAGGCCTGGGACGAGAACACCGACCCGTTCACCAACGTCGTGCGGGTCACGGTGATGACCCTGCGGCGCAAGCTCGGCGAGCCGCCGGTGATCGTCACCGTGCCGGGCTCCGGTTACCGGATCTGA